One Tepidisphaeraceae bacterium genomic window carries:
- a CDS encoding L-rhamnose mutarotase, with protein sequence MQRVGFLIKVRPERLVEYRRLHNPIWPELQAVLSDAGIRNYSLWLSPDGTEFGYLECDDWAAVCAKLERSEVHTRWQTLMRDFLQTSPDAGQAGQPIQLLEQVFTLE encoded by the coding sequence ATGCAGCGAGTTGGTTTCCTCATCAAGGTTCGCCCCGAGCGACTGGTCGAGTATCGCCGGTTGCACAACCCGATCTGGCCCGAACTGCAGGCCGTCCTGAGCGACGCCGGCATTCGCAACTACAGCCTGTGGCTGTCACCCGACGGCACCGAGTTCGGCTACCTCGAATGCGACGACTGGGCCGCGGTGTGCGCGAAGTTGGAACGGTCCGAGGTGCACACGCGCTGGCAGACGTTGATGCGGGACTTTTTGCAGACGAGCCCCGACGCCGGACAGGCCGGCCAACCGATTCAGTTGCTCGAGCAGGTTTTCACGCTGGAATAG
- the flgG gene encoding flagellar basal-body rod protein FlgG: MAITALNAAATGLKALSTSIDVTANNLANAETTAFKRSRTNFEDLMYLTLRQPGTTNAAGEVSPAGTFVGLGVRVSNTQLDMNQGSMERTDRALDVGIQGDGFFKVKIMDSVGDGTGYTRNGNFFQNKDGDLVLGMGDGYRVIPPINIPANATDLTIAEDGTVTVLQAGQNVPTTIGQLQLQQFVNPHGLKLLGGSIYIETTASGNPIESSPGEDGAGKLLQFFLETSNVDPVKELVSLIKTQRAFELNSQSIQSADQALQTISNLRRG; encoded by the coding sequence ATGGCTATAACCGCCCTGAATGCCGCTGCGACCGGGTTGAAGGCGCTGTCGACCAGCATCGACGTCACCGCCAACAACCTCGCCAACGCCGAAACGACCGCGTTTAAGCGCAGCCGGACGAACTTCGAAGACCTGATGTACCTCACCCTGCGGCAGCCCGGCACCACCAACGCCGCGGGTGAGGTCTCGCCGGCCGGCACGTTCGTGGGTTTGGGCGTGCGCGTCAGCAACACGCAGCTGGACATGAACCAGGGCTCGATGGAACGCACCGACCGCGCCCTCGACGTCGGCATCCAGGGCGACGGGTTCTTCAAAGTGAAGATCATGGATTCCGTGGGTGACGGCACCGGCTATACCCGCAACGGGAACTTCTTCCAGAACAAGGACGGCGACCTCGTGCTGGGCATGGGCGACGGCTACCGCGTCATCCCGCCCATCAACATCCCCGCCAACGCCACCGACCTCACGATCGCCGAGGACGGCACCGTCACCGTGCTGCAGGCCGGCCAGAACGTGCCTACCACGATCGGCCAGCTCCAACTCCAGCAGTTCGTCAACCCGCACGGCCTGAAGCTGCTGGGTGGCAGCATCTACATCGAGACGACCGCCAGCGGCAACCCGATCGAGTCCAGCCCGGGCGAAGACGGCGCCGGCAAGCTGCTGCAGTTCTTCCTGGAAACCAGCAACGTCGACCCGGTGAAGGAGCTCGTCTCCCTCATCAAGACCCAGCGGGCGTTCGAGCTGAACAGCCAGTCCATCCAGAGCGCCGACCAGGCCCTGCAGACCATCAGCAACCTGCGCCGCGGATAA